GCGGGGCGATGACCGCCACGGCGCTTTCGGTGCCCGTGCGCCATGCCCCCGAAAGCATGAAGCGCGCAACGTCGCACATGCCCGACATGGCGCAATTGCGCGCCATCGTGGCCAACCGCCCGTTCATGATGCTGTTGGGCGCGAAGGTGTTCCAGTTCCTGTCGTTCGCGTCGGTCGCATCGACCATGCTGCTGTTCATGCTGAACGTCGTGGGTATCGGTTATGACGGCCAGATCGTGCTGTCGATGACGCAGAACCTTGTCACGGCGCTTGCCATGCCGCTGTGGGTGTGGACCGGCAAGCGCATCGGCAAGCGCCGCACCTATCTGGTTGGCGTGGTCCTGTTCAGCGCAGCGGCATTGAGCTGGCTGACGGCGGATTCATCGATCACCACGCTGGGCATTGTCTTGCGCGCGATCGTCAGCGGCCTCGGCTCTGGCGCGCTGATCCTGATGTCGATTTCGATGCTGGGCGACACGCAGGCCTATGACCGCCTGCTGACGGGGCAGGCCCGCGAAGGGTTGCTGTCGAGCGCGATTGCCGTGGTCGAAAAGGTCAGCTTTGCGCTGGGCGTGGCGGTGCTGGGCGTGTTCCTGCGCTGGCTGAATTATGTGCCCACCACAGGCGGCCAGATCATCGAACAGCCGGCCAGTGCAATTCTGGCGCTGAAGCTGGGCTTTGCGGTGATCCCGGCGGTGATGTTCACCATCAACGGCCTGTTCCTGTGGTTCTACGATCTGGACGAGGACAAGATGGAAGCGGCGCGTTTGAAAGCCACGGGGGGATAAGCCCTGCCCGTCCCCGTTCGTGTCGAGCGAAGTCGAGATACGCTCCCGCTGTAGTGCTCGACGCGAACGGATCTGTGTGAAGTTATAAGATATTCCAATACATCGCCCCATCACCGATGGGCGGACAATCGGCCCAAAACGGGCGCAACCATCAAACCCCGGATCATAGTGCGATCATGCCAAGCTATCCTTCCATCAGCCGCGCCTATACCCGCAGCCGTCACGGGCAGATGCATTACCGCGTGGCTGGCCCTGCTGATTCCGCCAAAGTGCCAGTCGTCCTGCTGCATCAGAACCCGTCTTCGGGATTTGAATACGAAGCCTTGATCGATGCCTTGGCGACCGATCGCCGTGTGTTTGCCTTCGATACGCCGGGTTACGGCATGTCGGACGCGCCGCCATCGCCACCGGGCATGGCCGGCTATGCCGCTGCGTTTTCCGATGCGCTGGACGCGCTGGACGCGGACGGCCTGCTGTCCGGTCCCATCGACATCTATGGCTTCCACACCGGAACGCTGTTGTGCAGCGAACTGGCGATTGCCCGACCCGACCGGGTGCGCCGCCTTGCGCTGACCGGCATTCCCATGTTCCCCGCCGATGTCGCGGCCAAAAAGCTGGATGAGGCGCTGACCTATCCCCAGCCTGAGGAAAGCGGCGAAAGCACGCTGACGTTGCTGGGCAACCTGTGGAATTACGTTGTCACCAGCCGCGATCCGGCGGTGCCGCTGCAAAAGGCGGTGTTCAATTTTGCCGACAAGGCGCGCGTGCTCGATCGCTTCACATGGGCCTATCAGGGTGTGTGGGCGTGGGACTTTTCGCGCCTTGGCCTTGTTTCCCAACCCGCGCTGTTGCTGCAATCTGCCGAAGACCTGCTTGAAGTGTCCAAGGCCGCTGCCGCGATGATGCCGGATTGTTCCATTGTCGAAATGCTCGATCTTGATCGCGACATTTTTGACGTAGCTCCTGAACGGATTGCCAATGAACTCCGCAGTTTCTTCGATCACGCCTGATCTGCCCATCGCGCAGGTTTCGCACTCGGTCCTTCACCCCGCATTTATCGCGCGCGAAGTTGCCCGTCGCTATCCGACCAAGGGCGAAATCACCTGCTTCCTGCTGTATCGCGGGATGAACGACGTTTATCTGGTGGAAGACGAAACCACCAAATATGCGCTGCGCGTGTGGCGCAAGACCTATCGCGACGTTGATGACGTTGCCTATGAACTGGACTTCCTCGCCTATCTTCAGGCGCAGGGTTATCCCGCTTCGGTGGCGGTGCCGCAGCACGATGGCCGTCTGTATTTCAAGGTGTCCTCGCCCGAAGGCGAACGGGCGCTGGCGATGTATGACTGGGCGCCGGGCGTGAAGTTTGGCGAACGCCTGTCCAACGAAACCGCGTTCCGCATTGGCGCGGCCATGGCGCAGATGCACCTGCACGGCTTTGCCTGGGCGGGCAAGGATCACGTCTTTTCGACGCAGACGGCCAAGGATTACAACATCTGCATGCCCGCGCTGGTGGCGTTTGTGAACGACCGGCCGGACGACTTGCGCGACTATCCGCTGATCGCTGCTGCGCTGGACGCCCGTCTTGATGAACTGGCCGCGAGCGGCGAAGTGCCGCTGGGCGTGTGCCACCGCGATTTCCACCCCAGCAACGTCCACGTTGCCGACGATGGCAGCATCACCTTCCTCGATTTCGACGCTGCGGGTGAAGATTTCCTGATGCAGGACGTGCAGAACTTTGTCTGGGGCAACCTGTTCTATGGGTTCGATCCGGCCATCGGCGATGCCTTCGAAGCAGGTTACGAAAGCGTGCGCCCGTTCACGCAAGCCGAAAAGGATAACCGCGAACTGTTCCTGATGGGCAAGGCGCTGCGTCTTGTCGCAGGCATGGCGGAAAGTTCGACCGCAGTGGGCCGGGGCACGTTGCGCTTCCGCAATCTTGACTGGCTGGGCGATTACATCAAGACGCGCGCCCGCGCCTGTGGCCTGATCTGACCGTGGCAACGCTTGCCGACGGCCTTTCATCCAAAACGCCCGCACCGCTGGCGCAAAAGGCGTGGCTGACCGTCGGCATCCTGTTCCTTGCCGGCATCCTTTCGGTGATCGACCGGTCGGCCATCAACCTGCTGGTCGATCCGCTGAAAGCCGACCTTGGCGTGACCGACGAACAGATCGGTCTGTTGCAGGGGCTGGCTTTTGGCCTGTTCTATGCCTGCATGGGCATCCCCATGGGCATGGCGGCAGACCGGTTTTCGCGCCGCAACCTGATCGCATTCGGCATTACGGTGTGGAGCCTTGCCACGATCTGGAGCGGCTTTGCCCGGTCGTTCGGGGAACTGTTCACCGCGCGCCTTCTAGTCGGCTTTGGCGAGGCGGCGTTAAGCCCGGCGGCCATATCGCTGATCGCGGACCTGTTCGTGCCTGCACGGCGCGGGCGGCCCATCGCCGTATTCATGACCGGACAAGGCCTTGCCAACGGCATCGCCATTTCGGTGACCGGGGTGATCCTGACCGCCGCTGCAGCCGGGGCCTTTGCCGGGCTGCCGCTGATCGGCGGGATTGCGGCGTGGCGGCTGGCGTTTCTGCTGTTCGGGTCTGCCGGGCTGATCGTGGCGGCAACGCTTTTGGTGCTGACGCGCGAACCAGTGCGCCAGAGCATCGTCACCGGCCCGCGGCGCGCGCCGGGGGCCGAAGAAGCGCGCTATTTCTGGCGCAACCGCGCGGTCTTGATGCCGCTCTATTTCGGGTTCGCGATCTGCTTTACCGTTGCCTATGGCGCGTCGGCGTGGGCGCCGACCATGCTGATGCGGGTCTATGGCGTGAATCCCGGATTTCTGGCGGCATGGCTTGGCCCGATGGCCATGGCGTTTTCGGCCATTGGCCCGCTGATCGGCGGCACGTTGCTGGACCGGTCGATGCGCGCGGGCAAACCCCTGGCGCGGATTTCCATCCTGACGGTCGGCCCGCTGTTTGCGATCCCGTCGGTTCTGGCGGTGATGGCCGGGGAAAAGCATCTGGCCGCACTGCTGGTGGCATCGTCGGCGGCAGTGTTCTCGGTCATCGGCACGGTCATGCTGGCCACGCTGCAATCGGTAGTGCCACCGCAGATGCGCGGCAGCGCGGTGTCGCTGACGCTGGTGTTGAACACATTGCTGGGCGCAGCGCTGGGACCAGTGCTGGTCGCCAGCCTGACGCAGCGCGTGCTGGGCGATGATACGCAAGTGGGCTGGGCGATTGTCATCGTATGCCTGCCCTGTCTTGTCATTGCCAGCGCGCTTTACGCGCTTGCCCGCCGCCGGATGCGCGCGGCGCTGGAACACGGTGGCGGGGAATGCGCCCGCCTGCTGGCCGCAGAGTCGAACGCTCGCGGCTGAACCAAACAAAGGGGAGTTGTGGACATGAAGTTTGTGCGAATGGTCGGCTTCATGGTGGCGGTTGCCCTGGGCCTTGCTGTGCTGATCCTGCTGACCATGCGGCTGGGCTGGTGGAACCCGTCTTATGACAGCGTGATGAAGGCGCAGGCCACCGCGCCGTCGACCTTTGAAACCTATGGCACGGCACGCATCCACATGCGCGACGAAGGGCCGCGTGACGGGCAGGTGATCGTGATGATGCATTCATCAATGACCAACTTGCGCGAATGGGATGTGTGGGCCGATGCGCTGAAGGACCGTTATCGCGTGATCCGGTTCGACTGGCCGCCCTATGGCCTGTCCACCGACAGCGCGCCGTCCACCGGGATGCCCGGCGTGGTCAAGCTGCTGGAACAGATTGTCGCAGCCAAAAAGATCGACAAGTTTGCTATTGTAGGCACGTCGAGCGGGGCGACCATTTCCACGCTCTATGCATCAGCCCACCCGGAAAAGGTTACCGCGCTGGCCCTGTCCACCCTGCCGCTGAAAGCCCCGCCTCCATCGGATTTCAGCAAGGTGATGTGGTCGATGGTATGGGTGCATGAAAATCTCGTGCCCAACTACTACCCGCGCTTCTACTATCGCCGCGCGCTGGGCGAACTGTATGGGCGGCCTGAACGGCTGACCGATGAAACCGTGGAATGGTATTACCAGACCAACAACCTGCCCGGCGGGTTTGATCGGGTGCGCCAGTATTATCAGGCCAACCTGAAGGCTGTATGGTCCAAGGGTGCGGGCGATGATGCGGCCAAGGTGACCGCACCGATCCTGCTGCAATGGGGTGATGCCGATCCTGTGCTGCCCGCCAATCTGGCGGATGAAGCAGTGAAGGAATTTTCGGGCACCAAGGTCGATCTGATCCACTACCCCGACCTTGGCCATTACCCGATGCTGGAACTGCCGCGGGAAACCGCCAAGGATCTGCGCGCATGGTTTGATCGCACGCTGGTTCCCGCAGCCCCGGCGGCCAAACCATGACCGCGCCCGATCTTTCAGGACCATGGGCGCTGCACGGCGCGACCATGGGGGCCGATGGCGAAGTGCTGTATGAATGGGACGCAGACCTTGCCATCAGCCAGACCGGCGATGCCATTGCCGTCGCCATCGAAACCAGCGGCTTCAAATCGTCCCGCTCGGTCAGCTTTGCCGAAAAGCTGACCCCCCTGCCATCGGGCGAATGGCACTTGCGCTATGGCTATGAAGCGGACGGCGACCATGTCGACACCAAACCGGGGCAGTTCTTCGGCCTGTCGCAACTGACATTCGCGCCCGACCTGCAAAGCGCGGAAGGATCATCATGCAATTACAATGGCCGCTACGTCGTGATCCGTCTGTCCGCTACGCGCAAGGTGGCCGCATGAAGGTGCGAGGGTTGATGGCCGTGCTGGCGCTGGGCATGGCGAGCGCAAGCACGGCACAGGCGCCCGATCCCGATTCCGTATTTCCCACCGATGCAGTGATGCGCCAGCGTTACGCGCTGCCCGGTTCGAAGTTCGCCACCATCGCGGGCGAGCCGTTGCATTACGTGGACGAAGGCAAAGGCCCCGCCATCCTGCTGCTGCACGGCTCCTATGCCAGCCTGCGCCAGTGGGATGATTGGGCGCGCGATCTTTCAAAACACTACCGCGTGATCCGCTATGACCAGTCACCCGCTGGCCTGTCTGGTCCCAGCCCGGTTCAGGACTATTCGCTGGACCATCGCATGGCGGTGATCGACGGATTGATGGACAAGCTGAAGATCGACCGCTTCGTCATTGTCGGCACGTCCAGCGCGGGCGTGCCCACCACCGCCTATGCCGCCACGCGCCCCGACCGGGTCATCGGCATGGTGGCCATCAACATCGCCATCGCGCGCTTTCCGTTTGATCTTTCGACCATGCCCAAGAGCTTGCAGGAAGCGGCGGCGGAAGACCGCACGCATCCCACCTTCCACCGGCCTAACTTCTGGCGGCAGATCCTGCTGGCCAATGTCGAAGACAAGACCCGCGTCACGCCTGAACTGGTGCAGCAGTGGACAGACCTGAACAATCGCGCCCTGCGCGACCCGGAAGTGGGCAAGGCGTCCTATGCGCAGATCACGCCCTTCTCGCGTTCGGCGGAAGACCTGCCGAAAATCACCGCGCCCACACTGATCCTGTGGGGCCGCGATGACCATGAAACTCCGCTCGACACCCACGGCATCCCCGCCTTTGCGGCATCCGGGGCCAAGGACAAGACGCTGGAACTGGTGCCCAACTGCGGCCACATGGTGCCGCTGGACTGCCCTGCCCGCGCGCTGGAACGCACGCTGCCGTTTTTGCAGCGGATAACGGGGCGGTAATCCCAAACCCTGCGCATAGAACTAATACGAAACAAATACTTACTCACGTGGCCCCAACTTGATCCGGGGCCACGTGGGCTGGGATGGGCGGCGCCGGGTTGAAAGGGCCGCCGCGGACGGCGGCCCTTTTGCGTCAGCTCTGCACATCCCGCTGCGCCACGGCAGC
The nucleotide sequence above comes from Novosphingobium sp. SL115. Encoded proteins:
- a CDS encoding MFS transporter, giving the protein MATLADGLSSKTPAPLAQKAWLTVGILFLAGILSVIDRSAINLLVDPLKADLGVTDEQIGLLQGLAFGLFYACMGIPMGMAADRFSRRNLIAFGITVWSLATIWSGFARSFGELFTARLLVGFGEAALSPAAISLIADLFVPARRGRPIAVFMTGQGLANGIAISVTGVILTAAAAGAFAGLPLIGGIAAWRLAFLLFGSAGLIVAATLLVLTREPVRQSIVTGPRRAPGAEEARYFWRNRAVLMPLYFGFAICFTVAYGASAWAPTMLMRVYGVNPGFLAAWLGPMAMAFSAIGPLIGGTLLDRSMRAGKPLARISILTVGPLFAIPSVLAVMAGEKHLAALLVASSAAVFSVIGTVMLATLQSVVPPQMRGSAVSLTLVLNTLLGAALGPVLVASLTQRVLGDDTQVGWAIVIVCLPCLVIASALYALARRRMRAALEHGGGECARLLAAESNARG
- a CDS encoding MFS transporter, which translates into the protein MTATKSDTRLSIGVCLGFSVGTVGVSIMLNTVTSFYPALMSTVLGQSPEIAGYLLMISKLADAVIDVVVGSMSDNARTRWGRRKPFMLAGGLLSAASFLMLFAPPVMGQGALMVWMAAALLIYSTAYSLFNVPYMALPAELTDGFHERTRLISFRTVFVSIGQVLAMAATAALVQSGGGGREGFATMGLVMALVIGGAMTATALSVPVRHAPESMKRATSHMPDMAQLRAIVANRPFMMLLGAKVFQFLSFASVASTMLLFMLNVVGIGYDGQIVLSMTQNLVTALAMPLWVWTGKRIGKRRTYLVGVVLFSAAALSWLTADSSITTLGIVLRAIVSGLGSGALILMSISMLGDTQAYDRLLTGQAREGLLSSAIAVVEKVSFALGVAVLGVFLRWLNYVPTTGGQIIEQPASAILALKLGFAVIPAVMFTINGLFLWFYDLDEDKMEAARLKATGG
- a CDS encoding alpha/beta fold hydrolase, producing MKFVRMVGFMVAVALGLAVLILLTMRLGWWNPSYDSVMKAQATAPSTFETYGTARIHMRDEGPRDGQVIVMMHSSMTNLREWDVWADALKDRYRVIRFDWPPYGLSTDSAPSTGMPGVVKLLEQIVAAKKIDKFAIVGTSSGATISTLYASAHPEKVTALALSTLPLKAPPPSDFSKVMWSMVWVHENLVPNYYPRFYYRRALGELYGRPERLTDETVEWYYQTNNLPGGFDRVRQYYQANLKAVWSKGAGDDAAKVTAPILLQWGDADPVLPANLADEAVKEFSGTKVDLIHYPDLGHYPMLELPRETAKDLRAWFDRTLVPAAPAAKP
- a CDS encoding alpha/beta fold hydrolase, whose translation is MPSYPSISRAYTRSRHGQMHYRVAGPADSAKVPVVLLHQNPSSGFEYEALIDALATDRRVFAFDTPGYGMSDAPPSPPGMAGYAAAFSDALDALDADGLLSGPIDIYGFHTGTLLCSELAIARPDRVRRLALTGIPMFPADVAAKKLDEALTYPQPEESGESTLTLLGNLWNYVVTSRDPAVPLQKAVFNFADKARVLDRFTWAYQGVWAWDFSRLGLVSQPALLLQSAEDLLEVSKAAAAMMPDCSIVEMLDLDRDIFDVAPERIANELRSFFDHA
- a CDS encoding phosphotransferase enzyme family protein, with the translated sequence MNSAVSSITPDLPIAQVSHSVLHPAFIAREVARRYPTKGEITCFLLYRGMNDVYLVEDETTKYALRVWRKTYRDVDDVAYELDFLAYLQAQGYPASVAVPQHDGRLYFKVSSPEGERALAMYDWAPGVKFGERLSNETAFRIGAAMAQMHLHGFAWAGKDHVFSTQTAKDYNICMPALVAFVNDRPDDLRDYPLIAAALDARLDELAASGEVPLGVCHRDFHPSNVHVADDGSITFLDFDAAGEDFLMQDVQNFVWGNLFYGFDPAIGDAFEAGYESVRPFTQAEKDNRELFLMGKALRLVAGMAESSTAVGRGTLRFRNLDWLGDYIKTRARACGLI
- a CDS encoding alpha/beta fold hydrolase; this encodes MQLQWPLRRDPSVRYAQGGRMKVRGLMAVLALGMASASTAQAPDPDSVFPTDAVMRQRYALPGSKFATIAGEPLHYVDEGKGPAILLLHGSYASLRQWDDWARDLSKHYRVIRYDQSPAGLSGPSPVQDYSLDHRMAVIDGLMDKLKIDRFVIVGTSSAGVPTTAYAATRPDRVIGMVAINIAIARFPFDLSTMPKSLQEAAAEDRTHPTFHRPNFWRQILLANVEDKTRVTPELVQQWTDLNNRALRDPEVGKASYAQITPFSRSAEDLPKITAPTLILWGRDDHETPLDTHGIPAFAASGAKDKTLELVPNCGHMVPLDCPARALERTLPFLQRITGR